In the genome of Capricornis sumatraensis isolate serow.1 chromosome 4, serow.2, whole genome shotgun sequence, the window GCTGCAGGTGGCTGTCGTCTTAGCGTTTTGGGGGGTGAGACCTTTCTGGAGGGGCACCCACGGCAGTGGCGACCAGAGGTCTGCACTTCCTGGCCACCCCTGCCGCTGCCGGCTGGTCCCAACGCCTCCTGGAGCTGAACTCACCCAGAGACAGGAAGAGCAGTTACCCCAGAATCATCCCTCTCCGCCTTGAACCTTCTCCTCTGCTCTGTGTCAGGGCCAAAGAGCGGGAGGAAGATCCTAGCTATCTTCGCCAGGCTCAGGATTTTGAAAGGGCTCTTACATGAGGTGTGCACAGCACTAGGGTAGGCACTCCGGAGCCCACAGGAAGGGTATGtatgtgcacgctcagtcgcttcagtcgtgcccgactctttgcgaccccatggactgtagcccaccaggctcctctgtccgtgggattctccaggcatgaacactggagtgggttgccatgccctcctcccggggatctccctgacccagggatcaaacccgagtcttttacatctcctgcagtgggaggcaggttctttaccactggcaccacctgggaagcccccctcaCAGGAAGAGTAAAGGCTGGCTACTGCCTTCAGAGTGTTGATACTCCGGCCAGGGAGGTAAGCAGATGAAAGACAGGACAGACAGGACGGAGTGTTTCTGGATCCCGACCATGGCGGCATCCAGTACCACTCAGTGTCCCAAGCGCTTCCTAGATGGTTAGCTGTCCAACATCACAGAGTCAAACAAGCTGCGTCCTCCTCATGGCCTCACTTTATAACAAGGGAAACCGAGTCCCCGACAGTGTAAGTAACTTGACCGAGACCACGCAGCAGGAACCCGGCAGAGACAGGAGATGAGTGCAGGCAGCCTGGCTTCAGAGTTCATGCTCTCAACCAGGCTGTTCGTTACATGCCAGGCAGTGACACAAgatgggagagagaagggaagctgGAGTTTTcgagagggcttcctggaggagagggcTGGAGGGCAAGGAGCTGAACTTTGGCCAAGAGGAAAGTGGATGGCGTCCTTGACAGAGGAGCCAAGGTCAAAGGCAGACAGCAGCAGGCACAGGGGTTTGGACTCCGAGGAGGTGGCTTTGCTAACAGGGATATGGGCCGTGGTGGAGGGGTCCCTTCCAGGGCGACAGCTTGCTCACGCCATAGCGGCAGCAAGTCTGGCTTTTTGGTCTGGCGAGGAGCTTAAGCCCGCTCTCCATCCCTGGGGAGCCACTCGGGGCTGAGTTCCCCTTGGTCatctccagccccctccccaaccctggcTCCTGTGGGACCCACAACGAGCTCCCTGCCTGGAGACAGCTGTGCCTCAGATGAGTTTCTGCCTCTCTGTATCACTTCTGGCCCCGCTTAGGAGGCTGTCAGCTCCTCTTTGTGTTAAATTCCTACAAATAGAACCCCGGGTGGCCGATCTTGCAAACTTGGAGTTTTATGCCACCCCGCCAGGCTGGAAGATGCGGCCCCATGGAGTGGCAGGCATGCCATGTGGCTGTGACTTGTAGGCTGCAGAGTTCAACTTCACTCGGCCAACACAGCTGCCATCTTCCAGCCTGATACACCTTGTCTCCTGGGGAGAAAGCCTCTGGTTTTCAAAGACCTCTTGGCCCCAGTCGAGGCTGTCCATCCAcaagacatggggagaggagccagaGGCCGCTGACAGGAAGAGTCATGGACAGAACCGAAGTGGCACTGAGGTCCCTTGAGGCCATGAGCTCCCAAGGCCACGCCCACTCCGTGCAGGCTGGTACACAGGAGACACCCGTGCCTCTtggctggactgaactgaacgagCCGGGGCAGTGCCACCTAGCCTGGCCCCTCTCCTGGGGGCTGGGTACATGGGGGGGGGCCTCTCCCCAGGTGACCGTGCCATCCAGGGAACTCATCCGAGGGCATGGATGAGTGGCAGCCTCTGGGTTCGGGAGCGGGCCAGCCAGGGTTTCAGGAAGGTCCCCGCCGGGCTCAGCACCTTGCAGCTCCTGCCTTGCTTGGGGAGGCTGCTTTTCCTGATTCACTCCTGCCCGGGGGCCACCAGTGCAAAAGCTCAGGATGgcgggtttattttttttttgctgggggTTGCGCCTCTTCTAAGTGACTCCTCTCTGTGTGTCCCCCAGGATCACACCTCAACACCCAACCCTTGAACTTCACACACTCTGCCACGCACCCAGGAGGAGAGCTGGCCCGGAGGCCCCGCGCACGCGTCCCTGGAGGCTGACGGCATGACCTCTGTAAGGGACTTCGTTTAGTCACCTATTCGCATGAATGACTGTAGACGCATGACCTACAGTCTTCAATCCTGCCTCTAGCGACGGTGGATCTCTGTGGGGAATGTGGACGGAAGCAGCAAGAGGGGgtgtgcagagagagagagggacgcAAAACTCACGCAGGAGAGCGCCGAAGGCTACAGCAAAACAAGGGCTCTTTTGTGGCTGggatgagatatttttaaaatcatttcaattTCGACTTGTTAcagggtactttttttttttttttcccaacctcATTCTGTAGGAAATCCATGTGAGCTtcctggaaagggaaaaaaaaaaaaagagctttctgaaaagggaaaaaaaaaagaaaactagacatGAAATCAGTTCCACACCATTAATCCCTTGCCCTCATCTGCCAGCCTTCCACACCCACACACCTCCATGCTCCATGTGTGACCATCCTTGCCGGTGGACCGAACCTTCCAGAACCTTCCAGAATGTGCAACACGGCATCAGGACACACAAACACGCCCGCATATGCACACCTCTCCCCTCTGCtcagtatacacacacagattttaCTGTGATGTCCAAGGCTGTATAGACTCTCCTGTGGATAAACTGGAATTTTTTTTatgttgtctctctctctctctctctctctctctctgccagtATTAATCATCTTCCAATGGAAAATCATTACCTTCAGAATGCATTTGGGGGTTCCTTGTGTCAGGGACTTAAGAATCTGAGGCGAGGACCCCCCAGGCTTAGCTTCAGGGCTCCAAGGGAGCCAGCACCCCATCCGGAAGGGTCTTTGCTCTCAGCTGGGGGAGGGCCGATGGCTGTCCCAGGATTGCACCAGCATGTTCAATAGAGAAGAGGTTTTCTATACCTTCAAGCACTTATATCCTAGTCTGTGTTCAAAGTGTAAACTGTACAGTAATCAAGCCTTGTGTATATGAGAAACAATAAATACTATGCAAACCAATAGAAACACTTTAGCAGTATGTACAGAGCACTCACAAACAGCTCAGCTCCTGAGGACTTCTCCAGGCTGCGGGAGAAGGAACTCCACAGCCTGTCTTTcagtgaaagaggaaggaagggcatAGGGCTAGCGAATACGGACTTGCCCAGTTCGTAGGTCAGCCGCCACCCAAGGTCTCCCGGAGCGAACTTGGTGCTGTAAGTCCAGGTAGCCGGCGggatggggcgggggggtgggggtggtctggGCTGGACAGTCAAGGTACCCCGTCCCCCGCCTCCTGGAGAGGCAGCGCAGGGCGCGCGGGCGGAGCGCAGGGGGACAGACGGCTGACTACCTGGAGGCTCCAGCCAGGAAGGAGACCCTCCCGGCCCAGGGCGCCCCCGCCGTCAGGGCAGGAAGGAGACGAAGTTCTTCGCCTCGGTGCCATCAGGGAAGAGCCTTAAAGTTACACCAGAGCCCCCGACCCCGACTCCCGGCAGAGGGAGGCCCGAATCAGCACAACGCGCCCGCCCCGCGGCGCCCTCCAGGCCCGGAGAGAGACTGCAGGCTCTTCTCGCCCGCCCAAGGGCCACACTGTGTGTGGATGTCCGGCCCCCGTCCTCCCCGCCGCTCTGCCGAGGTGTCCTCTGAACACATCCGAACCTTCCAAGTAGCACAGAAGCTCCCTCGACGGCAGAGCGCGCCCCCGACCCCCAGCGCCCCCTGGCCCCGGCCGGCCCCAGAGCACACGTGTTCCCGTGGGTCCAGGCGGGGTCGGGGTCGGCCCGGCCTCCAAGGGGCGCGCGGGCAGAGGGAggcaccccccccaccccgcccgagCGCGCAGGGCGGCGCGCAGAGCATCCTCGCCGCTGCCGGCCTGACCCTTCGCCCGGCTCCGGCGCCTCCCACCCCTCCAGCGCCCCCGGCCGGCTGGACTCGCTGAAGGCCAAGGAAGACAAGGCGCAGGGCCGCCTCCCGCCGCCATCGGCCCCGCCTCGCCCCGGCGCCCCGACCCTGTAGCCCCCGGTAGAGCCCCGGCCTCGGCCCCGGCTGCGCTTTGGCCCCTCGCTCTGTCTGGCTTGGCTGCTTGGCCCGCCGGCCCCCGCCCTCGGCGGCATGCCGCGTTCGCTGCTAGTAGGAGCTTGTAGGGGAGGGGTTTGGGGTCGCCACACGATGCCTAGAGAATGCTGCAGTCTGCACCTTAGACGCTTTTTAGAAGTTTTGGaattaacttgatttttttaaattgttatgaaAATGATTCTTTTCTTGACTCTCCCACACGGCTCTGTTCTCTGGAGGGAATCTCCCCCCTACCCACCCCTCTCTGATGTATAGACCATTCTCCCTACACCAGCTGAACAAATgtcaaaattaataaagaaatcgATTCATGGTATAGGCGCCCTCTCTCCTTCTGGCTCATCTTTAGggagttgggggttggggggagcggGGCTGGAGGACTCTGGAGTCTGGGGGTGATCAGTCTGCAGGGAGACTTGCACCCCACCTGCCCACCTTCTGGACCTTAATCAGGACCACCCATTCTCTTAGAGGCCACTCACCACCCCCAGATGGTACAGCAGATTGCTGTCCCACCCCATAAAGACCATGCGATGGGGGCAAGTCCAAGATGTTTGGAGAGGGGCAGAGCGAACCACAAACGGCAAGGCAGGTGGGTAAGCCCACAGCAGGCATACACTTAAGGGAGACCCCCAGCGCTCCCTGTGGAGGTATCTGAGCCTTGCACTCAGTGCCAAAGTTCAAGAACTTCCAACAAAATGGCTCTGATCCTAACTAGTTCCTAACACTTCTTGCAAGGCTAGCCACCAtgctggcctcagttttctcacccatCAAATGAGGGAAGGGATCAAGCAAGTAGTAAAGTCTCTTCAGTCTGTCATCCTGGGATCACTGAATGCAAATGCCTTTGTCAACCTTGGCGTGAAATAAGAAATTATGTACTCTGGCTTCTCCTCCTAAGTTTGCATCATTGGTGGAGGCGGGAGGCAGGGTATATAGCCAAGTCACAGTCATAGGGTCTTAGGAGCGCCCCAGCCTCAGTCTGATCCTGAAGCGTCTCTGTCAGTATCCAGGCCAAGCGGCCAGCCATGCTGTGCACCACCATCACCCAGAGGGATTTTAAGACACAGGTTCTGAATCATAACCGCCAGGGTGGGTTCTGGCGGCCACATGAGGAACTGGAATATGGCTTCCCAAAGGGTGGTGATGGACAACTTTGTAGCCCAGCCAATTCAGACGGATAAAAAAaccttttcttttgtgtttaatCCAAACTTCCGGAGTGAAGTCTTTCTTGTGTTTAGCCTGTCACTTGCGTGGCAGGGTCACAGCCAGTTCCAGCCCGAGCAGATAACAGAAGTGTGGGCAGAGCCAGCTCTTTGTGAAAGGGGAGCCATTCTTACAACCTGGGCCCTGGGCCTCCTGCTGAAAACCCAGGAGCAGGCTTGTCTCTGCCTGCCAAAGGGCGACCATGGGCTGGAAAGAAAGGGCTCTGGGACCGCCAGGCAGAGAAGGGACACAAGTCCATCTGTCTGGCAGCCACTGTGTTCCCTGTCATGTTGCATGTCCAAACCAGCAACATGCTGATGggcatttaaaaagaaactgcAGACGGGGAGggagtggaagggaggttcaagagggaggggacgtatgacTGAGTGATGTTGGCGTTTGgcaaaaaccagcacaatattgtccctggagaaggaaatggcaacccactccagtattcttgcctggagaactccatggacagaggagcctggtcggctacagtccatggggtcgcaaagagttgtacacaactaagtgactaacactgcagcacaatattgtagagcaattatccatcgattaaaaataaatttgattattaaaaaaggaagtaataaataaaaataaactgcagGAAAGGATGCTGTTCCATGCAGAAATGATCCAAGTACTTACTGTGTTTTccctatttgtaaaatgagagagAGACCCTGATGGAGCCTTGTATGTTGTAaaaatttattagaaaaaaaaaaagggcatatGGGTGCCCTATGATTCAATCTCGTCTCAcccattaaatatttactgagcaccaaccAAAAGCTGGCACAGGCACCCATCGCTGAATCAATGGCCATCTCAAGCCATCAACCCATCCAACCCAGGTGCCAAGCCAGGCAGAACGAGGCAGAAGCACAAATGAGTCCTTGGAGGCGGAAGGGCAGACAGAGGGGATCAGGGAGAGCCAGAGGCGGAGCCAGAGCCTGGGGGAGCACCCAGCCAGCACCCTCAGAGGggtcccactcccacccctggcCCAGCCTGCCTGGCAGGCTCCCACCTGCAGGCTCTCTGGTCCCAAAGCCCAGCCTCCCCACTTACCCATCCCAGCATGGAGAAGGAGCGGCAAGCCTCCGTGTCCACTCTGCATACTCCCCCAAGAAGCCTGGGCATCTGCTCAGAAAGGGGCCTAGGCACCTCAGGGTAGCGTCTCCCGAGACCACAGGGGAGGAGCTGTGCCCTCCAGCTGCCCCAGAGACACCCCCGAGGCACCCACTTTTTCCTAGACACTCACTTGAACCAGGAGCGGGTAGACCTTCTCAGAATGAACAGAGGTTCCTGAGCGctcactctttctctttctgtctttctctctctgtctcacacacacacacacacacacacacacacacacacacacactggctgaTTTTATAGTCAATCTTTCAAAGTGCAATTTGTCTAGGAAAAGCCAATGTGAGGCCCGAGAGGGTTTCCACCAATGGCGAGGCGACTCCGGCCGCTCAGCCAGTCTCGGGTTTGTATTCTAATGGGCCCCATCTTTATCAGGGAAATGTTGCTTCTCTGAACTGGAAACTTCTCATGGCGGGTCCCCGGACTCTGAGGCAGAGAGGGGCCTGAGCTGAGGTGTGGGGAGCCGCCTCTCcccaggcagggggagaaggcaggggcgctggggaaggggtgggggctggCACCTGCCTGGAGACACCTGACTTCCCGTGTCTGGCGTGGTCAGGGACCAGGGCAAGGACTGGGCTGGACACCCTGGGGGGAGGCCGGCCCAGGGCTTGAGCCAATTTGACCCTCAGGAGCTGTCATGGGGTTCTGGACTGGACCTCAAGGGCTCTAGGGGCCTGGATTTGGAGTTCTAGCCTCCCCTTGGCCTGTTGTGGGGGGGGCCATGGAGTCCAACCTGCAGGGCCCCTTCCTGCTGAACAACACGCCGCTGGCCCAGTTCTCGGAGATGAAGGCACCTGTGTGCCAGTACTCCATGCAGAACTCCTTCTACAAGCTCAGCCCCCCGGGCTTGGGTCCTCAGCTGCCGGCCGGGACCCCCCACGGCATCACGGACATCCTGAGCAGGCCCGTGGCCGCTCCCAACAGCAGCCTCCTGCCCGGCTACCCCCACGTGGCCGGCTTCGGTGGCCTCGGCTCCCAGGGGGTCTACTACGGCCCCCAGGTGGGGAGCTTCTCCAAGGCGGGGAGCGAGTACCCCACCCGGACCCGGAACTGCTGGGCGGACGCGGGCCAGGACTGGCGAGGCGGGCGGCAGTGCGGCAGCAGTGAGTaccgggagggggaggggagcggaCGCTCATGGGGGCGCAGGTAGGGGGGGTTCCCCTGGCAGCCGTTGGACTGCCTGGGGTAGACCCTGGGTCTGTCCCTCCACCCGGGGCAGCGTGgggttctcccctccccctcccgcccCGGCTTTGCCTGGATGGGCATCTTGACCCCTGCCCCTACCCCTTTTACCAGCCGCCCTCCTGGGGaccctgaggtccagagaggacCACACGGCCCACCCCATCCTTTGTAAGGTCCTGCTCACCTTACTTCTCCCACCCAGAGCCGTGTCACCACTTCACGCCAGTGAAGAGAATTTCCCCCCTCATCACCTTCGCAGAGTCCCCCCACGCCCCAGCAGCACTCAGGGAATGTACCCCAACCCCACCTGGGTCCTGCTCCGATCCAGGGGGCCGGTTCCCTCCTGGGGGGGTGGAGGTTCAGGTCAACAGCAGCAGGCAGGCCGCCTAGCCTCCAGGAGGCGCCGCTGAGCCCCATCCTGCTGGGCCCTCCTTGTTGTGGGGGGGCCCTCACCCACCCTTCTCCAGACTGTGGCTTTCAGAGAGTTGCTGTGGGGCCTCGGGCCGCCAGTCAGGGCCTGGGGGAGGTGGCGGGTCGtccagaggcagggaggcctcCCCTGGGAGGCATGGGGGGTGACCGTGGCTGTCGGAGCCACCCCCGGGCCGCATTAGGCAGAAGCAGAGGGGGCGTCCACTTCTGTCCCCCTTTGGGGGGCCTCCACTGTGGCGGGGGCTTGGGGCGGCCCAGGAAAGCCTGGAGCACGCCTGCCTCCCACCTGTGTGCTCTGGGGTCCCCACGGCCCCCATTGGCCTGAAACATGGCAAGGCCCACAGGGAGCCTATCTTACAGCTGGTTTGGGGGTGCTTTACCCTCCCCTCCATGTCCCCCTTCGCACACACAGCCCCCTCTCTGCACCCTGCCCTTCAACCccgaatacacacacacacacagcaaagcaTCTGAGAGTCAGGGGCTGGATTCACTCAAGGGGAGGGGACCAAAGGTAACCGTCTCTCGGGAGGTCTCCTCTCCTGGCtctgcctcggtttcctcacctgtgaccCGAGGATGTGGGATTTGGAGGTCAGACTATGCTGAACAAGGCCCAGCATATGGGCCTtctgcttccctggggctcatccacactctcctcccctcccctccccacaccaaGCTCCTGAGAGGCTGCCCTGGATGGGCAGGGGTCACTTCTCCCATGCCCCTCCCACGCTTTtttgggtattttttaaaatttatttttaattggaggataactgccttacaattttgtgttggtttctgctgtacaacaatgtgaatcagccataagtatatatgtgtatatatatatccccccttaagcctccctcccacctccacaccccattccacccctctaggtagtCATGGAGCACCGGGCTGAACTCCCTGTGTCTGAGACAGCATCACTGAAGCATATATATTGTCACACGTTAAACAGAGAGCTGGCGAGAAGCTGCTTTATGACACAGGACTCAGTTCTTGAGGCCTCACCTCCAGACTCTCCGGTGGGGTGGAAGCCTCGTGGCTcccaggcctggggactaggCAGTCACTTGGAGCTTAAGGCTCTGGTTTTCCCAGAATCCTGGAAACGGGATTCCAAGAGCAAGAAAACGGAGGAATTCCCAGGCCCCCGGGGTCCTGATCATTGATAGAGGCATTAGATCTGTTTCTTGGTGACCTGAAGGGACGTCCTGGAGACCCAGAGGAGGCTTCTCCTGCCCTAAGGGCGACACCACTGAGGAGCAAGGATGTTCCACGGGGAGACACAGTTCTAAGCACCCTCTGACCGCAGTTAGCTACAGCTTGGGGGCAGGTGCCCTTGAGGTCCCCGCCCACCCAGACAAGGCAGAGGCAGGCTGCTCAGGTGAGAGGTGCCCCAATGACCCCGCAACCTCAGCAGCTTCTAGGTAGGAGCGCTCACCCTGTggggcaggcagggcagggcagggcagggctgggactcCCCCACACTCAACGCACTAAGGGCACACTTTCTTCCTCCCGCCAGCCGCGGACCCCCTGGGCGACAGCATCCACAAGAAAAAGCACACCCGGCCCACCTTCACGGGCCACCAGATCTTCGCCCTGGAGAAGACCTTCGAGCAGACCAAGTACTTGGCTGGCCCCGAGAGGGCGCGGCTGGCGTACTCGCTGGGGATGACCGAGTCGCAGGTCAAGGTGAGTCCGGGCGGGTGAAGAGGCTGTCTGTGTGGCAGTGAGGAGCCTGCCGGGACGGGGTGCCACTGCCTGGCAGGGAGGCAGCCCCGCGCTCGTGGTAACTGCAGCTCAGTGGGAGGCTGTCCAGGTGTGTGGGCACCGCTTGCCTGGCCAACCCTGGAGACGGCAACAGTTACCATCACCCCGATGGGAGTCGTCCGTGGCACCCTCTTCTGAGAGCTGGATGTGTAACTGCCCATTTAAACCTCACAGCAAccttgtgtgtgttgggggtgggggtggcaatGGTGGGGTCTTATTACTTATTACccaaattgaaagtgaaaagtgaacatgttaatggttcagtcaagtccaactctttgcaaccccatagattataacctctgttcacgggattctccaggcaagaatactggagtgggttgccattcctttctccaggagatctttccaactgagggatcgaaccaaggtctcctgcattgcgggcagattcttttttttttttttttaatgtattcattttttaattgaaggatacttgcttcacaataggcagattctttactgtctgagccacccactGACGCAGCCAAGTATTTTGCCCAGGGTAACTGGCTAGTAAGTGTTGGGAGTCAAACCTGGATTACAGGGCTCCAACCCCAtgccttccccagcccctgcacGGCCAAGGCTGGAAACTTCAAGAGCTGATGGCAGCCTCTGGGCCAGATCAGCACTCACTTCAGGCTTGTTCTGTTAGGCAGCCTTGGCCTTGGTTCaccaccaatataaaataaatttaaagaacttGAAAGTGAATATAACTCCTCCCCACAACTGCCCATGAACCTCACTGCCCAGCCAGAGGCAAGGCTCAGCGGGGGTACTCTCTCTCACTGCACACCTCTCATTTGAAAGTGAGTATGCAGGCTTCTGCTTCCTCGGGCTCCTAGGGCAACCCTGGCAACTCTGAGGCTCACTGTGCCCTGAGGGGCTTCGTATTGGGGCACCATCTCCCGTTAGCTCTGAGCTGTGCTGGAACTGCCTGGATCTGTGACAAGGTGATGGGCTTGAGTggagtgggaggcacaggggcAGCTGGGGACCCGGTCTGGGCACCCCCAGGGCCCCCAAACCACCGTCATCCCCCGTCCTCCGTCCCCCCCCATACCCCTCTCCCCCTGCAGCCTTCTCCGCCCAATACTAACTTGGCTGGAGAGGAAGTGCCCTCTCCACATGGCTCTGTTTCCACATGGCGCTCAGTCGCTCAGGGTCCTTTCTGTAGGGTTCTATCCCCAGCAGTAAGCATATGTTAAGTTTTATTGTTGGAGAAATTATTCATTAAGTTCAGTGCACGTCTAGGAGGTTAAAAGCCTTTAAGCCCCTTCCACCCCAATACCAAGATGGCAAAGGAGAAGATGTATACCACACGGAAGGGTTACAGGGAAGCCGAAAAAGCTGCTGcactcagtttttattttattgccctcctccaaaaaaacaaaaacaaaaacaaaaaaaacctggtCCATTGCTGAGCCTAGTCCAGCATGCAGAGTGCTTGCCGCCGCGGGGAGCCGCCGGCCCGAGAGGCAGCCTCAGAGCCCCTCTCCTCCCAGGTGTGGTTCCAGAACCGGAGGACCAAGTGGCGGAAGAAGAGCGCCCTGGAGCCCTCGTCGTCCACGCCGCGGGCCCCGGGCAGCGCGGGCGCGGGCGGGGAGCGCGCGGCCTCGGAGACCGAGGACGACGAGTACAACAAGCCCCTGGACCCCGACTCGGACGACGAGAAGATCCGGCTGCTGCTGCGCAAGCATCGCGCCGCCTTCTCGGTGCTCGGCCTGGGCGCGCACGGCGTCTGACTTCGCCCGCCCGCCGCCTCCGCGGTCCCCGCGGTCCCCGCGCGGACTAACGGGGGCTGTgtaggggggcggggggaggaggcggaggggtcggggaggaggaggagggagaggagctggAGATGGCGAGGAAGAAGGAGGGGGAGGAAAGGCCAGCCTCCCGGGGGCTGCGTGCTTAGTGCGcactgctcagtcgctcagtcgtgtccgactcttggcgacaccacggactgtagccctccaggcccctccgtccatgggggttctccaggcacgaatcTGGAGTgcgttgccctgccctcctccaggtggggGGCGCGGGAAGGGAGCCAAGAGGGAGACGCGAGCCTCTGTGGGCCCAGGCCTGAACGACCAAGCTCTGCAGCCAGCACAGTGGCCGCGGGGTCCCAGACAAGCCACCGTGGTagctggggtggaggtgggggggcgCCTTCCCTCCCTGGCTCAGTCAGGGGTCTCCCTCTAGGCTGATTAAAAGAGCAGGCAAGTCCAGGGCCTCTCCCCAGACCCTGGCACAAGAAGGATCCCTCCTT includes:
- the NKX6-3 gene encoding homeobox protein Nkx-6.3, which encodes MESNLQGPFLLNNTPLAQFSEMKAPVCQYSMQNSFYKLSPPGLGPQLPAGTPHGITDILSRPVAAPNSSLLPGYPHVAGFGGLGSQGVYYGPQVGSFSKAGSEYPTRTRNCWADAGQDWRGGRQCGSTADPLGDSIHKKKHTRPTFTGHQIFALEKTFEQTKYLAGPERARLAYSLGMTESQVKVWFQNRRTKWRKKSALEPSSSTPRAPGSAGAGGERAASETEDDEYNKPLDPDSDDEKIRLLLRKHRAAFSVLGLGAHGV